In Echinicola jeungdonensis, one genomic interval encodes:
- a CDS encoding phospholipase effector Tle1 domain-containing protein, whose product MKKIVICADGTWNRPERNIKEDFPTNVLQFARGMASTDQNGTNKLSFILGHWLLS is encoded by the coding sequence ATGAAAAAAATTGTTATCTGTGCCGATGGCACCTGGAACCGGCCGGAGCGAAATATAAAGGAAGACTTTCCCACCAATGTGCTGCAGTTTGCCCGGGGCATGGCCTCGACCGACCAAAATGGCACCAACAAATTGTCTTTTATACTGGGGCATTGGCTCCTATCATGA